A genomic window from Streptomyces sp. WMMC940 includes:
- a CDS encoding ROK family transcriptional regulator: MKWSNAGANLPVLRSHNAALVLDLLRAADEDGISRLELAERTGLTPQAVSKITARLRADGLATEAGRRASTGGKPRTVLRLVPSAAHAVGLHLDRDELTAVLVDLAGTVVASRTRALDLGGAVPDVLSAATGEVRALQAGAPERLLGVGVGMPGPLDHWSGVPGRVTGAPGWAGVPLRDELAERLGLPVVLDKDTNAAALALVLRGRPEGGSEGYGPVTGPTDGGPVPSASATPSAFASASSAAPGSFAYLHLGTGLGAGLVIGGVVHRGARTGAGEFGHQVVRLDGPVCPCGNRGCIEALCLAAVARGDLGEAARILGTGAANLVRLLDVDQVLLGGRTVLADAETFVRGVRSVVGDGAVHVALAETGAHPVAEGAAQLVLAPLFGRMEATGSANRA, from the coding sequence GTGAAGTGGAGCAACGCGGGTGCGAATCTTCCGGTGCTGCGCAGCCACAACGCGGCGCTGGTACTGGATCTGCTGAGGGCGGCCGACGAGGACGGGATCAGCCGGCTGGAGCTGGCCGAGCGCACCGGACTCACGCCCCAGGCCGTCAGCAAGATCACGGCGAGGCTGCGGGCGGACGGGCTGGCGACCGAGGCGGGCCGTCGTGCGTCCACCGGAGGCAAGCCCCGTACGGTCCTGCGCCTCGTCCCGTCCGCCGCGCACGCCGTGGGGCTCCACCTGGACCGCGACGAGCTGACGGCCGTCCTCGTCGACCTCGCAGGCACGGTGGTCGCGTCCCGCACCCGGGCGCTGGACCTCGGCGGCGCGGTGCCCGACGTCCTCTCGGCGGCGACGGGCGAGGTACGGGCGCTGCAGGCGGGCGCGCCGGAACGGCTACTCGGCGTCGGGGTCGGCATGCCGGGGCCGCTGGACCACTGGAGCGGGGTCCCGGGCCGGGTGACCGGTGCACCGGGGTGGGCGGGCGTCCCGCTCCGCGACGAACTCGCGGAGCGGCTCGGCCTGCCGGTCGTCCTGGACAAGGACACCAACGCGGCCGCACTGGCACTCGTGTTGCGGGGGCGGCCGGAGGGGGGGTCCGAAGGCTACGGTCCGGTGACCGGGCCGACGGACGGGGGCCCCGTCCCCTCCGCTTCCGCCACGCCCTCCGCCTTCGCTTCCGCCTCCTCCGCCGCGCCTGGGTCGTTCGCCTATCTCCACCTCGGTACGGGACTGGGCGCCGGGCTCGTGATCGGCGGTGTGGTGCATCGGGGGGCGCGCACCGGCGCCGGCGAGTTCGGGCACCAGGTCGTGCGGCTCGACGGCCCGGTCTGCCCCTGCGGCAACCGCGGCTGCATCGAGGCCCTGTGCCTCGCGGCCGTCGCCCGCGGAGACCTCGGCGAAGCGGCCCGGATCCTGGGCACCGGGGCGGCCAACCTCGTACGGCTGCTCGACGTCGACCAGGTGCTGCTCGGCGGGCGTACGGTCCTCGCCGACGCGGAGACGTTCGTCCGGGGCGTCCGCTCGGTGGTCGGCGACGGCGCCGTGCACGTCGCGCTGGCCGAGACCGGTGCCCACCCCGTGGCGGAGGGGGCGGCACAGCTCGTGCTGGCCCCGCTGTTCGGTCGTATGGAGGCGACGGGTTCCGCCAACCGGGCGTAA
- a CDS encoding Gfo/Idh/MocA family protein, with translation MTGSTGTGAATGNPTPAGTPFRVGLVGYGLAGSVFHAPLIAATEGLALDTIVTSSEERREQARAEFPDVCFAATADELWERADELDLVVIASPNKTHVPVATAALEAGLPVVVDKPIAGTAAEARALAGLAEKHGLLLSVFQNRRWDNDFLTLRRLIEDGGLGEVQRFESRFERWRPQLKGGWRESGAPEEIGGLLYDLGSHVVDQALALFGPAVRVYAESDVRRPGAETDDDTFIAVTHAGGVRSHLYVSATTAQLGPRFRVLGSAAGYVKYGLDPQEAALRDGERPEPDRPWGREPQELWGRVGSGESPLTGGGHPVETLPGDYPAYYAGVAAALRDGTAPPVTAYEAADALDVLEAARRSARDGVTVELGA, from the coding sequence ATGACTGGCAGCACTGGCACCGGCGCCGCGACCGGGAATCCCACCCCGGCCGGGACGCCCTTCCGTGTCGGACTCGTCGGCTACGGCCTGGCGGGTTCCGTCTTCCACGCCCCGCTCATCGCGGCCACCGAGGGCCTCGCCCTCGACACGATCGTGACGTCGAGCGAGGAGCGCCGGGAGCAGGCCCGTGCCGAGTTCCCCGACGTGTGCTTCGCGGCCACGGCCGACGAGCTGTGGGAGCGCGCGGACGAACTCGATCTGGTCGTCATCGCGTCTCCCAACAAGACGCACGTCCCGGTCGCCACCGCCGCCCTCGAGGCCGGGCTCCCCGTCGTCGTGGACAAGCCGATCGCCGGGACCGCCGCCGAGGCCCGGGCGCTCGCCGGCCTCGCGGAGAAGCACGGCCTGTTGCTCTCCGTCTTCCAGAACCGCCGCTGGGACAACGACTTCCTCACCCTCCGCCGTCTGATCGAGGACGGCGGGCTCGGCGAGGTCCAGCGCTTCGAGTCCCGGTTCGAGCGCTGGCGCCCGCAACTCAAGGGCGGCTGGCGCGAGTCGGGCGCCCCCGAGGAGATCGGCGGCCTCCTGTACGACCTGGGCAGCCACGTCGTCGACCAAGCCCTCGCCCTCTTCGGTCCGGCGGTGCGGGTGTACGCGGAGTCCGACGTACGCCGCCCGGGCGCCGAGACCGACGACGACACGTTCATCGCCGTCACACACGCCGGCGGCGTCCGCTCGCACCTCTACGTGAGCGCCACGACCGCCCAGCTCGGCCCGCGCTTCCGGGTCCTGGGCTCGGCCGCCGGCTATGTGAAGTACGGCCTGGACCCGCAGGAGGCCGCGCTGCGCGACGGCGAACGGCCGGAACCGGACCGGCCGTGGGGCCGGGAGCCGCAGGAGCTGTGGGGGCGCGTGGGCTCCGGCGAGTCGCCGCTGACGGGTGGCGGACACCCCGTCGAGACCCTGCCCGGCGACTACCCGGCGTACTACGCCGGTGTCGCCGCGGCCCTGCGCGACGGCACGGCCCCGCCGGTCACCGCGTACGAGGCGGCCGACGCCCTCGACGTCCTGGAGGCGGCCCGCCGCTCCGCCCGCGACGGCGTCACCGTGGAGCTCGGCGCATGA
- a CDS encoding DUF6412 domain-containing protein, whose protein sequence is MAGQTWRVLRPLALLLFILVEVFVAGGIGLSTAVALAATAAAGAALVACALILSRAVPRVPGTRIRTALRDREQRTAFLPQRDPDSAGRCRPRAPGRPSTTAA, encoded by the coding sequence ATGGCCGGTCAGACCTGGCGTGTGCTGAGGCCGCTCGCGCTGCTGCTCTTCATCCTCGTCGAGGTCTTCGTCGCCGGGGGCATCGGACTCTCCACCGCCGTGGCCCTCGCCGCCACCGCGGCGGCCGGTGCCGCGCTGGTCGCCTGTGCGCTGATCCTCTCGCGGGCGGTTCCGCGGGTGCCGGGCACCCGCATACGTACCGCGCTGCGTGATCGCGAGCAGCGCACGGCGTTCCTGCCGCAGCGCGATCCCGACTCCGCGGGCCGCTGCCGGCCCAGGGCTCCCGGTCGTCCCTCGACGACGGCCGCGTAG
- a CDS encoding heme-degrading domain-containing protein, whose amino-acid sequence MSGGGAQPGFPGIAVLEAQEERLTLRRFTHDDAWALGSALADLARERQAPVAIDIRRGGQQLFHCALPGSSADNDAWIDRKRRVVERYGESSLLVGSRFRAKGTTFEESSRLDPDRYAAHGGSFPVRVEGAGVIGTVTVSGLPQVEDHAMVVEALERLLAS is encoded by the coding sequence ATGAGCGGCGGCGGCGCACAGCCCGGCTTCCCCGGGATAGCCGTGCTCGAGGCGCAGGAAGAGCGTCTGACGCTGCGCCGGTTCACCCACGACGACGCCTGGGCCCTCGGCTCGGCGCTGGCCGACCTGGCGCGCGAGCGGCAGGCGCCGGTCGCGATCGACATCCGTCGCGGCGGCCAGCAGCTCTTCCACTGTGCTCTCCCCGGGTCGTCGGCGGACAACGACGCCTGGATCGACCGCAAGCGGCGGGTCGTCGAGCGCTACGGCGAGAGCTCGCTCCTCGTCGGCAGCAGGTTCCGCGCCAAGGGCACGACATTCGAGGAGTCCTCCCGGCTCGATCCCGACCGGTACGCGGCGCACGGCGGATCGTTCCCGGTCCGCGTCGAGGGCGCCGGCGTCATCGGCACGGTCACGGTCTCCGGCCTTCCGCAGGTCGAGGACCACGCAATGGTGGTGGAGGCGCTGGAGCGCCTCCTCGCCTCCTGA
- a CDS encoding YidC/Oxa1 family membrane protein insertase: MSALLSLFASLVGLLADLVQPLFHTSATAAAIVLFTALVRLAVHPLSRAAARGQKERARLAPQMAELRRKHGKDPERLQRAVLELHTREKVSPLAGCLPGLLQLPAFFLMYQLFSSSRIGGEANELLGHGLFGAELGGRWADALAQGGVFGPAGSVYLAVFGIVAVVATFTYARTRRQSAAAGPARPEQVLPGMGAMTKVLPLMSFATLITVAVVPLAAALYVVTSMTWSAVERAFLYRDAPAAGALTTVG, encoded by the coding sequence ATGTCCGCACTCCTGTCCCTGTTCGCTTCCCTGGTCGGTCTGCTCGCCGACCTGGTCCAGCCGCTGTTCCACACTTCCGCCACCGCCGCGGCGATCGTCCTGTTCACCGCGCTGGTTCGGCTGGCCGTCCATCCGCTGTCCCGCGCGGCGGCGCGGGGGCAGAAGGAACGGGCCCGGCTCGCGCCGCAGATGGCCGAGCTGCGCAGGAAGCACGGAAAGGATCCGGAGCGGCTGCAGCGTGCCGTCCTGGAACTGCATACGAGGGAGAAGGTCTCGCCGCTGGCGGGCTGTCTGCCCGGGCTGCTGCAGCTGCCCGCGTTCTTCCTCATGTACCAGCTGTTCTCCAGCTCCCGGATCGGCGGAGAGGCGAACGAACTGCTCGGGCACGGCCTGTTCGGTGCCGAGCTGGGCGGTCGGTGGGCCGACGCGCTCGCGCAGGGCGGGGTGTTCGGGCCGGCCGGGTCGGTGTACCTCGCGGTGTTCGGGATCGTCGCCGTCGTGGCCACGTTCACGTACGCGCGGACCAGGCGGCAGTCGGCGGCCGCCGGCCCGGCCCGGCCGGAGCAGGTGCTGCCGGGGATGGGCGCGATGACGAAGGTGCTGCCGCTGATGTCGTTCGCGACGCTGATCACCGTCGCCGTGGTGCCGCTGGCGGCGGCACTCTACGTGGTGACAAGCATGACGTGGAGTGCGGTGGAGAGGGCGTTCCTGTACCGGGACGCCCCGGCTGCCGGTGCGCTGACTACCGTCGGGTAA
- a CDS encoding fumarylacetoacetate hydrolase family protein, with amino-acid sequence MKLLRVGEAGFERPALLDRDGTTLRDLSGLVPDIDGALLADEDALGRIRSAAEAGELPVLDAAGERIGAPVARVGKVVCIGLNYHDHAAETGAAPPAEPVVFLKASDTVVGPDDTVLVPRNSEKTDWEVELAVVVGRTARRLESDEEALAHIAGYAVAHDVSEREFQIERGGTWDKGKNCETFNPLGPWLVTRDEVPDPQALSLRLWVNGELKQNGSTADQIFPVAEVVRYVSQFMTLYPGDVVNTGTPAGVAMGQPEPKPYLRAGDVVELEIEGLGRQRQVLKDA; translated from the coding sequence ATGAAGCTGCTGCGTGTCGGTGAAGCGGGTTTTGAACGGCCCGCGCTGCTCGACCGGGACGGGACGACCCTGCGGGACCTGTCGGGACTGGTGCCGGACATCGACGGGGCGCTGCTCGCCGACGAGGACGCGCTCGGCCGGATCAGGTCGGCCGCGGAGGCCGGGGAGCTCCCGGTGCTCGACGCCGCCGGGGAGCGGATCGGCGCGCCGGTCGCCCGTGTCGGCAAGGTCGTGTGCATCGGGCTGAACTACCACGACCACGCGGCGGAGACCGGCGCTGCGCCCCCGGCCGAGCCCGTCGTCTTCCTCAAGGCGTCGGACACGGTCGTCGGTCCCGACGACACCGTCCTCGTGCCGCGCAACAGCGAGAAGACGGACTGGGAGGTGGAGCTCGCGGTGGTCGTCGGGCGTACCGCGCGCCGTCTGGAGTCCGACGAGGAGGCGCTGGCGCACATCGCCGGGTACGCCGTCGCGCACGACGTATCGGAGCGGGAGTTCCAGATCGAGCGCGGCGGCACCTGGGACAAGGGCAAGAACTGCGAGACGTTCAACCCGCTGGGGCCCTGGCTGGTGACCCGGGACGAGGTGCCGGACCCGCAGGCGCTGTCCCTGAGGCTCTGGGTCAACGGTGAGCTGAAGCAGAACGGCTCCACCGCCGACCAGATCTTCCCGGTCGCCGAAGTGGTCCGGTACGTCAGCCAGTTCATGACCCTGTACCCGGGGGACGTCGTCAACACCGGTACGCCCGCCGGTGTGGCGATGGGGCAGCCGGAGCCCAAGCCGTATCTGCGGGCCGGTGATGTCGTCGAGTTGGAGATCGAAGGGCTCGGACGCCAGCGCCAGGTGCTGAAGGACGCTTAG
- a CDS encoding class E sortase: MVVQGRRTRSGRAGARGGLARALWAGAEITVTLGVVVLLLVAHQLWWTNRQAKEGAARQVEALEREWVRTPGPDAGAGSGDGTGPDAGAGQAAPDRGAPGPGGGRGSREAAPGRDQAYAVLRIPRLGVVAPVARGVARRGVLDKGYVGHYPRTAQPGQAGNFAVAGHRNSHGEPFRYINRLRKGDRIEVETRTGVFTYVVDQQLPRTSARDGGVIAAVPRSAVRPGYGYGEPGRYVTLTTCTPEYTSEYRLVVWGKLAATRPR; encoded by the coding sequence GTGGTCGTACAGGGGCGGCGGACCCGGTCGGGCCGGGCGGGCGCCCGGGGCGGGCTCGCCCGCGCGCTCTGGGCCGGTGCCGAGATCACCGTGACCCTGGGCGTCGTGGTGCTCCTGCTCGTCGCGCACCAGCTCTGGTGGACCAACCGGCAGGCCAAGGAGGGCGCCGCACGGCAGGTCGAGGCCCTGGAGCGGGAGTGGGTACGGACGCCCGGGCCGGATGCCGGGGCCGGGTCGGGCGACGGCACCGGCCCGGACGCCGGTGCGGGGCAGGCCGCCCCGGACCGGGGTGCACCGGGCCCCGGCGGTGGGAGGGGCTCCCGGGAGGCCGCGCCCGGCCGGGACCAGGCGTACGCCGTGCTGCGCATCCCGCGGCTCGGTGTCGTCGCGCCCGTCGCGCGGGGGGTCGCCAGGCGGGGTGTGCTGGACAAGGGGTACGTCGGGCACTATCCGCGGACGGCGCAGCCGGGGCAGGCGGGCAACTTCGCGGTCGCGGGGCACCGCAACTCCCATGGCGAGCCGTTCCGGTACATCAACCGGCTGCGCAAGGGCGACCGGATCGAGGTGGAGACCCGCACGGGCGTCTTCACCTATGTGGTGGACCAGCAACTGCCCCGGACGTCCGCGCGCGACGGCGGGGTGATCGCGGCCGTGCCGCGGAGTGCGGTCCGGCCCGGTTACGGGTACGGCGAGCCCGGCCGTTACGTGACGCTGACGACGTGCACGCCCGAGTACACGTCCGAGTACCGGCTGGTGGTGTGGGGAAAGCTCGCCGCGACGCGGCCCCGGTGA